GGCCCCCCGGCTTCTGTCGGGGGGCCTTTTCGTTGGTTGGCGTACCCCTGACATTTGTCATGCCGAGCGATGACAGCGCGCACTGCTTCCGGGCCCGGGGCGCCGAGATGCTGGGACCATGAACACGAACGTGATTGAGGTCACCGACCTGCGACGCGTCTACGGGGGCGGGTTCGAAGCGGTCCGCGGGATCAGCTTCTCCGTGGCCCGGGGCGAGATCTTCGCCCTGCTCGGCACCAACGGGGCCGGCAAGACATCGACCGTGGAACTCCTGGAGGGGCTCGCCCGGCCGACCGGCGGCCGGGCGCGGGTGCTCGGGCACGATCCCTACGAGGAGCGGGCCGTCGTCAGGCCGCGGACCGGCGTGATGCTCCAGGAGGGCGGGTTTCCGTCCGAGCTCACCGTCGCCGAGACCGCCCGGATGTGGGCGGGGTGCGTGAGCGGGGCGCGGCCCGCGCTGGAGGCGCTGGAGCTCGTCGGGCTCGCGCGGCGGGCCGACGTACGGGTGAAGCAGCTGTCCGGCGGTGAGCGGCGGCGCCTGGACCTGGGGCTCGCGCTGCTCGGGAACCCGGAGGTGCTGTTCCTGGACGAGCCGACGACCGGGCTCGACGCCGAAGGGCGCCGGGACACCTGGGAGCTGGTCCGGGCGCTGCGCGACGGCGGTACGACGGTGCTGCTGACCACGCACTACCTGGAGGAGGCCGAGGGCCTCGCCGACCGGCTCGCCATCCTGCACGAGGGGCGGATCGCGGTCACCGGGACACCGGCCGAGGTGACGGCCGGACAGCCCTCGCGGATCTCCTTCGAACTGCCCGAAGGGTACTTCGTGGGCGATCTGCCGCCGCTCGGAGAGCTGGGGGTGCTGTCCCACGAGATCGACGGCCGGGTCGTACGGCTGCGGACGCGGGAGCTGCAGCGGGCGGCGACGGGGCTGCTGGTGTGGGCTTCGGGGGCGGAGGTCGAGCTGCGGGGGCTCGATGTGCGGTCGGCTTCGCTGGAGGAGGCGTTTCTCGGGATCGCGCAGGGGTTCCAGACGAAGGAGAAGGTGGCATGAGCGGGACGATCACCACCCCGTCGGGCCGGCTGACGGCACTGGCCCGTGCCGAGGCGACACTGCTCGGACGCAGCAGGGGAACGCTCGTAGCGGCTCTGTTCGTACCGCTGGTCCTTCCGTTCAGCGTGTGGTCGGCGACCAAGGACATGGACCTCGAGAAGTCCGGCCTCACCCCCGGCACCGTCGTCCTGCCCGCCGCCATCGGGTTCTCGCTGATCTTCGCGGTGTACGGAGCGCTCGTCGGTGTCTTCACCGCCCGGCGCGAGGAACTCGTCCTCAAGCGGCTGCGCACCGGTGAACTGCGGGACAACGAGATCCTCGCGGGATCCGCCCTCCCGGCCGTTGTCACGGGCCTCGCGCAGTCCGTCCTCCTGGCGGTCGGCTGCACGGTCCTGCTCGACGTCCCCGCGCCCCGCGCGCCCCATCTCGCGGTACTGGCCCTGCTCCTGGGGCTGGTGCTGTGCGCCCTGCTCGCGGCGGTGACCTCGGCGTTCACGCGTACCACCGAGAGCGCCCAGGTCACCACGCTGCCCATGATGTTCGTCTCGATGTTCGGCTCCGGCATGGCCGTCCCGCTGGAGGTCCTGCCCGACCGCATGGCGTCGGTGTGCGAACTGCTCCCGCTGACTCCGGTGATCACGCTGGTGCGCGGCGGCTGGACCGGGGACCTGTCGGCGTACGAGGCGCTCGGTGCCGCGCTGACGGCACTGGCCTGGGCCGCGCTGGGCGTGTTTGCTGTACGACGGTGGTTCCGGTGGGAACCGCGGCGCTGATCACGGGGGCGGGGAAATGAGCGGTTCGGGGGGCTGGTGGCGGCAGAAGAGCACGCCGGCCAAGGTGGAGACGTACACACGATGGTCGTTCCACTTCTTCGCGCTGATCGAGGTCGTCTCGGTCGGGCTGCCGCTCTTCGGCGAGATGGTGCCCTGGGTAGCGGCCTCGCTGGCGCTCGTGGTGGCCGGGCACGCCGTGATCTGTGCCGTGACCGCGGCGCGGGCACTGGACTGGACACTCGGCCGCCGCGAACAGCCCGTCCACATGCTGTGGACGCTCGGCGCCTGCACCGCGGCGGTCGCCGTCATGGCGATCGTGATCGCGGAGCACGGGCCGGGCGGGGACGACGTCGACACCGCGGCCGGCTCGGTCTTCGCCGTCGTACTGATCTTCGGAGCGGGCATTTTCTCGCTCGGGGTGCGCAGTCGGCGGCGCATGTACTCCGTCGTGACGGGCTTCGCCGTCGGGGCGGGACTCGTGTCGTTCGCGGGCAGGCCCGGTCCCGCCGCCCTGATCAGCGTGCTGGTGGTGCTCCTCGGCGGCGGGTTCCTCGCCTTCACCTCCGCCTTCTCCGTCTGGCTGCTCAACGCCGTCTACGAGCTCGACCAGGCCCGCGAGACCCGGGCCCGGCTCGCCGTCGCCGAGGAGCGGCTGCGGTTCGGGCGCGATCTGCACGACGTCATGGGGCGCAACCTCGCGGTGATCGCCCTGAAGAGCGAGCTGGCCGTACAGCTGGCGCGGCGCGGGCGGCCCGAGGCCGAGGAGCAGATGGTCGAGGTGCAGCGCATCGCGCGGGAGTCGCAGCGCGAGGTGCGCGATGTCGTACGGGGGTACCGGGAGGCCGACCTCGGGGTCGAACTCACCGGTGCGCAGGGCGTGTTGGAGGCGGCGGGGATTCGCTGTGAGGTGTCCGGAGAGGCGGCCGGGCTGCCGGTGGACGTGCAGTCGGCGCTCGGGTGGGTCGTACGGGAGGCGACGACCAATGTGCTGCGTCACGGGGATGCCGGGCGGTGCGCGGTGGATGTGCGGGTGACGCGCGAGTGTGTGGTGCTGAAGGTGGAGAACGACGGGGTGGCCGCGCCGTCCGGCCCCGGAGGATCGGGGCTGGCCGGGCTGCGGGAGCGGCTGGCGGCGGTGGACGGGACGTTGGAGGCGGGGCCCGTGGGTGAGGGTGTGTTCAGAGTGGTGGCCTCGGTGCCGCTGCGGGTGAGCGAGGTCATGGCATGACGGTGCGACTGCTGCTCGCCGACGACGAGCATCTGATCCGGGGCGCGCTCGCGGCGCTGCTCGCGCTGGAGGACGACCTGGTGATCGTCGCCGAGGCGGCGTCCGGCCCCGAGGCGCTGGCGATGGCGAAGGCGCACACTCCCGACGTCGCCGTACTGGATCTCCAGATGCCCGGCGCCGACGGTGTGAAGGTCGCCACATCCCTGCGCACCGAACTGCCCGGCTGCAAGGTGCTGATCGTGACCAGCCACGGTCGGCCCGGGCATCTCAAGCGGGCCCTTGGGGCCGGTGTGCGCGGGTTCGTCCCGAAGACGGTCAGCGCGCAGCGGCTCGCGGAGATCATCCGCACGGTGCATGCCGGAAACCGCTACGTCGACCCGGAGTTGGCCGCCGACGCGATCTCCGCCGGGGACTCACCGCTGACCGCGCGCGAGGCCGAGGTACTGGAACTCGCCGCCGATGGGGCGCCCGTCGCGGAGATCGCCGAGCGGGCCGCGCTGTCGCAGGGGACCGTGCGGAACTATCTGTCCTCGGCGGTGTCGAAGCTCGGGGCGGAGAACCGCCATGCGGCGGTGCGGCTCGCGCGGGAGCGAGGTTGGGTATAGTGGTTCTCGCGCCACGGCGCATGCGAACGTAGCTCAGTTGGTAGAGCGCAACCTTGCCAAGGTTGAGGTCGCGAGTTCGAACCTCGTCGTTCGCTCCATGTGAAAGCCCCCGGTCTCCCGGGGGCTTTTCGCGTTACGACCAGCTGGTGCCGGTCAGTCGCTCGTACGCCTCGACGTACTTGGCGCGGGTCCGGTCCACGACCTCCTGCGGCAGCGGCGGCGGGGGCTGCTCGCTCTTGCGGTCCCAGCCGGACTCCGCCGAGGTCAGCCAGTCGCGCACGAACTGCTTGTCGTACGAGGGCTGCGCGCGGCCCGGCTCCCACTGGTCGACCGGCCAGAAGCGGGAGGAGTCCGGGGTGAGGACCTCGTCGCCGATGACGAGGGTGTCGCCGTCGAAGCCGAACTCGAACTTGGTGTCCGCGAGGATGATGCCCCGGTCACGGGCGATGTCCCGGCCCCGCGAGTAGACGGCCAGGGTGGCCTGGCGCAGCCGGGCGGCGGTGTCGGCCCCGACCTGGCGGGCGACCTCCTCGTAGGAGACGTTCTCGTCGTGCTCGCCGACCGCGGCCTTGGTGGCCGGGGTGAAGATCGGGGCGGGGAGTTCGCTGCCGTCGGCCAGGCCCTCGGGCAGGGCGAGGCCGCAGACCGTGCGGGACTCGTTGTACTCGAGGAGTCCCGAGCCGGTGAGGTAGCCGCGGGCGACGGCCTCCACCGGGACCATCTGGAGCGACTTGCAGATGAGGGTGCGGCCCGCCCAGTCGGCCGGGGCGCCCTCGGGCAGTTCGGTGCTCAGGACGTGGTTGGGGATCAGGTCCCGCAGCTGGTCGAACCACCACAGGGAGAGCTGGGTGAGGATGCTGCCCTTGTCGGGGATCTCGGTCGGCAGCACCCAGTCGAAGGCGGAAATGCGGTCACTGGCGACCATCACGAGGTCGCCCGCCTCGTTCTGGTACAGCTCACGCACCTTGCCGGTGTGGAGGTGCACCAGGCCCGGAACCTGAATCGGCTCGGGCTTTTCTACGAATCCGGACACGGTTCCTCCCCGTGGTTCTGTCCAAGTGGCTCGATTGTCCCGTATCGGGGCCCTGGCCAGGGACAGGGGGTCGGTGGCTGTGGCGTACGGGGTCAGTCGCGCTTGCAGATGTGGTCCAGCAGATTGGCGGTGGCGCGCTGGACGCGGGGGTCCACATGTCCGGGGCGGTCCAGGGACGGGGACCACGCGAAGGTGCCGGACGCGAAGACCAGGGCGCCCGAGGGGGCGCGGTAGAGGGAGGTCTCCTGGTGGCGGAGGGTGCCCTCGCTGTCGGCGTACGGGGAGTGGGCGAGCAGGATGCGGTCGTCGTGCTCGGGGAGCGGGGTGCGCGGGAAGTAGCGGTCGGCCTCGCCCGCGACCAGTCCCTCGATCTCGTCGCCCTCGTGGGCGCCGGTGGCCTCCCAGAGCCAGTGGTCGGCATTGCGCACGATCAGCGGGTGGGGGTCGGGGACCCGGCCCGCGTACTGGATGCCGACCACCTGCTGCTCGGGGCGGTCGACCTCGCGCCACAGCACCGGCCGGCCCGGGCCCCTGCGCTTGCGGCAGGTCAGGAGGCGGTCGGGGACGCCGGACGGGGACGGGCCCAACTCCACCTGCCAGTACATGGTGTTGGCGGAGAGGAAGACCAGCGATGTGCCGTGGTCGCGGGCGCGCTCCACGGTGCGGCGCATGTTCGCCGACCAGTACTCGTCGTGGCCCGGGAAGACCAGGCCCCGGTAGCGGGTGGGGTCGACGCGGCCGGAGTGCAGGTCGCGGGCGTCGGCGTAGGCCAGGTCGTAGCCGTAGCGCTCGGCGAAGCGGATGAAGTCGTAGGCGTGGCCGACGTGCAGAGGCAGGCCGGCGCCGGCGTACGGGCGGTCGAAGGAGACGGTCGTGGCGGCCTCGGACTCGCCCAGCAGACCGCCTTGCTCGTCCCAGGCGTGGTAGAGGCTGGCGCCCGTGCGGCCGTCCTCCGGGTAGAGGTTGTACGCCTGCCAGGTGACGTCCGGCAGGAGGAGCAGCAGGTCCGCCGGGTGGTCGTGGCGGACGGTGAACGGCACGTGGGAGCGGTAACCGTCGGCGGTGGTCAGGACGGCCACATACGCCCCGACGCTCCAGAAGGAGGGGATCTGCAGGCGCCAGCTCAGCCACCAGTGGTGGCAGGAGACCGTGCGGTCCGCGGTGAGCGGCGGGGGCTGGACGATGCCGGAGAGGCGGGGGCTGGTGGTGATCTTGGCGGCGCCGTCACCGCCGTAGTGGCCGATGCGGTACACGTCGACGCCGAACTCCTGGGGCGGGTCGACCGTGATGTGGAAGTCGATGGCCTCGCCGGGGGCGACCGCGCCGGTCGAGGTGAAGCCCTTGATCTGGCGGCGCACGTCGTCCGCGGCACGGGGGCCGCCGGCGGTGCGGGGCGCCGGGATGCGAGAGCCGTCGGTCCGGGCGCCGGCGGGGTCAGGCTGCGGGGATCCCTCCACGTACCAGGGGACCACCTGGCCGGTGCCGTCGAAGTACGTCTCGTCGCCGCGGAGCCAGGGCACGGGGCCCTGGCCGAAGGGGTCCGTCACCGCGTGCGCCAGCGCTCCCGACTCCCAGCGGCGGATCTGCTCCGACCCCATGGCTGCTCCCCTCCCTCGCGCCCCCGTGTGTGAATGCGGTCGTCCGTTCGTCCTTCTGACGCCCGTCCTATGTCGCAAGCCCTTGCCATACACCCGATCGGTCCCAGCACATCACATTACGCACGCACGCGGTCACTATTCGTTGCGAATTGGCCGAAAGTGGAACGAGGGCTTCCGGTAAGGGAGTTGTGCGGTGGCCCGGTCGGCGGGTCCCGCTCAGACGAGGCGGACCGGCTTCTCCGCACGTATGCCGGACTCCAGCAGCCAGGTGCGCAGGGGGACCGGGTCGCCGTCCACGATCAGGCTGAGGACCACCGGGCTGAGGTCGGCCGCGCGGTCGCCGTTGATGAGGAGGGTCGGGCCGTCGAGCCAGTCGAGGCCGGGGGTGGCGCCCGCGGTGTCCATCGCGGCGCAGCAGACCATGGCCGTGACGTGGTCGGTGAGGAGTTCACGGGACGTGCGAGGCGGTTGGGGCGGGAAGAGGGGGAGCGCGCCGTCGTCCCAGAGGGTGGCGTCGGGGCCCTGGGGGGCGGGTGCGGTGGCTTCCTCGCGGGCCAGCTCGGCGGTGAGACCTGCGGCGAGGGTGGCGGTGCGTTCGTTTTCCTGCTCGTCGGCCTCCGCATCGGCCTCGCCTTCACCATCGGCGAGCGTGCTCCCGTCCGCGCCGCCCATGACGGTTTCGTCGTCGGGTGCGGGTGGCCCCTG
Above is a window of Streptomyces sp. NBC_00490 DNA encoding:
- a CDS encoding ABC transporter ATP-binding protein, giving the protein MNTNVIEVTDLRRVYGGGFEAVRGISFSVARGEIFALLGTNGAGKTSTVELLEGLARPTGGRARVLGHDPYEERAVVRPRTGVMLQEGGFPSELTVAETARMWAGCVSGARPALEALELVGLARRADVRVKQLSGGERRRLDLGLALLGNPEVLFLDEPTTGLDAEGRRDTWELVRALRDGGTTVLLTTHYLEEAEGLADRLAILHEGRIAVTGTPAEVTAGQPSRISFELPEGYFVGDLPPLGELGVLSHEIDGRVVRLRTRELQRAATGLLVWASGAEVELRGLDVRSASLEEAFLGIAQGFQTKEKVA
- a CDS encoding ABC transporter permease, coding for MSGTITTPSGRLTALARAEATLLGRSRGTLVAALFVPLVLPFSVWSATKDMDLEKSGLTPGTVVLPAAIGFSLIFAVYGALVGVFTARREELVLKRLRTGELRDNEILAGSALPAVVTGLAQSVLLAVGCTVLLDVPAPRAPHLAVLALLLGLVLCALLAAVTSAFTRTTESAQVTTLPMMFVSMFGSGMAVPLEVLPDRMASVCELLPLTPVITLVRGGWTGDLSAYEALGAALTALAWAALGVFAVRRWFRWEPRR
- a CDS encoding sensor histidine kinase, which produces MSGSGGWWRQKSTPAKVETYTRWSFHFFALIEVVSVGLPLFGEMVPWVAASLALVVAGHAVICAVTAARALDWTLGRREQPVHMLWTLGACTAAVAVMAIVIAEHGPGGDDVDTAAGSVFAVVLIFGAGIFSLGVRSRRRMYSVVTGFAVGAGLVSFAGRPGPAALISVLVVLLGGGFLAFTSAFSVWLLNAVYELDQARETRARLAVAEERLRFGRDLHDVMGRNLAVIALKSELAVQLARRGRPEAEEQMVEVQRIARESQREVRDVVRGYREADLGVELTGAQGVLEAAGIRCEVSGEAAGLPVDVQSALGWVVREATTNVLRHGDAGRCAVDVRVTRECVVLKVENDGVAAPSGPGGSGLAGLRERLAAVDGTLEAGPVGEGVFRVVASVPLRVSEVMA
- a CDS encoding response regulator transcription factor, which codes for MTVRLLLADDEHLIRGALAALLALEDDLVIVAEAASGPEALAMAKAHTPDVAVLDLQMPGADGVKVATSLRTELPGCKVLIVTSHGRPGHLKRALGAGVRGFVPKTVSAQRLAEIIRTVHAGNRYVDPELAADAISAGDSPLTAREAEVLELAADGAPVAEIAERAALSQGTVRNYLSSAVSKLGAENRHAAVRLARERGWV
- a CDS encoding phosphoribosylaminoimidazolesuccinocarboxamide synthase; the encoded protein is MSGFVEKPEPIQVPGLVHLHTGKVRELYQNEAGDLVMVASDRISAFDWVLPTEIPDKGSILTQLSLWWFDQLRDLIPNHVLSTELPEGAPADWAGRTLICKSLQMVPVEAVARGYLTGSGLLEYNESRTVCGLALPEGLADGSELPAPIFTPATKAAVGEHDENVSYEEVARQVGADTAARLRQATLAVYSRGRDIARDRGIILADTKFEFGFDGDTLVIGDEVLTPDSSRFWPVDQWEPGRAQPSYDKQFVRDWLTSAESGWDRKSEQPPPPLPQEVVDRTRAKYVEAYERLTGTSWS
- a CDS encoding N,N-dimethylformamidase beta subunit family domain-containing protein, which codes for MGSEQIRRWESGALAHAVTDPFGQGPVPWLRGDETYFDGTGQVVPWYVEGSPQPDPAGARTDGSRIPAPRTAGGPRAADDVRRQIKGFTSTGAVAPGEAIDFHITVDPPQEFGVDVYRIGHYGGDGAAKITTSPRLSGIVQPPPLTADRTVSCHHWWLSWRLQIPSFWSVGAYVAVLTTADGYRSHVPFTVRHDHPADLLLLLPDVTWQAYNLYPEDGRTGASLYHAWDEQGGLLGESEAATTVSFDRPYAGAGLPLHVGHAYDFIRFAERYGYDLAYADARDLHSGRVDPTRYRGLVFPGHDEYWSANMRRTVERARDHGTSLVFLSANTMYWQVELGPSPSGVPDRLLTCRKRRGPGRPVLWREVDRPEQQVVGIQYAGRVPDPHPLIVRNADHWLWEATGAHEGDEIEGLVAGEADRYFPRTPLPEHDDRILLAHSPYADSEGTLRHQETSLYRAPSGALVFASGTFAWSPSLDRPGHVDPRVQRATANLLDHICKRD